The region CTGGCACCTGCCGCAACACCCGCTCCTCATCATACACCGACATGGCATCCAATGCATCGAAAAGCTGCAGGAACTTGATGTCGCCGCTGGAGCCCTGACGGGTGGCAAACAGCCTGAAATGTCGCTTCTCAGAGCGGGCCAGCGATTTTATTAATTGAAATACAGTTTCCTGCGGAATGCTAGACATTGTAATGGTGGCTTGTGTATTGTCCTGACTATCAAATAAATGAGCGTAAATTATTCCTATTTAGAAATAGTAGTGGTTCAGATATTTAATTTTCAGGGTCGAGGTAAAAAGTGCTACTTAGCGACAGGTTCAGAGGTAAAGATAAGCCGAAAACATTTAAAAGGCATCTTATGCAGACCATTCGCTTCCTTGGCAGGAGCGGGGGAGGCAGAACCACTTAAATAGCAGTTTTTAGGGCAGGTTGCTATAGCGCCTGTACCGGAAAGATAAAGGAAATAGTTTTGATTAGTTTTTAATTCCAGATTAATTAAGCTGCATGCTGCTGGGGTGTAGTTTTCTGACAATGTGTAACCTCTGTTACACTAAAAAAGCCGCTGATATGGGTTTCAGCGGCTTCTTTTTTTACTGCCAGCGGGAGTTGCTAAAGTTCTCCGGGTCGAACCAACTGCGGTCCGTACTTTTGGGGAAACGCATGTTATAATATTCCTCCCGCAGTGTGGTTTCTCCGTCGGTTTTAAAGATGATCTCCGTAGCGACCCATTTTTCCTCCAGGAGCTGGTAGTTGTTCATCTCCACATCGCGCACGCTGCCCTTGCTGTTGGTGATCACGCGCAGCACGTACAGGCGCTCCTTATCTACCCAAAACTGTGGACTGTTTGCGTCTTCCGGGTTTGTGGTGCCCACCACGATGGTTTTGCGGCCCTGCCAGTTGGATTCATATACTTTGCCCAGGTCGATGTTGAGCTGCTGTAGCTTGGCAATGCTTTCCTCCGGTTTCAGGAAGTATACATCAAAGGAGAGCAGCACGAGTGGGTGCACCTGTGGCATTTTAGCAGCCAGCTCAAAATCCTTGAAATGGAACACAGAGTCGTTTTTGAAAACGACCCCATTGCCGCTCTCAAAGCCATTGAAGCGGATGTGCAGGCGACCCGGCTGGCTGTAGAGCTCCTGCCATACTTCCTCCTTGCTTACCTGCCCGTTCTCGTAAAAGATGGCGCGCTGCTCGAACTGGAAATTGGGGTACCATTTGCCCTGCCAGCGCTTGTACATGGCTTTAATAACTTCAGTGCCGTTTTTATACTTTGGCTTGGGCGCTAAGGCAAAGCCCAGGCTGGGGAAAAGCATCAGGCAAAGCAGCAGTATACCGCCGCCGGTAATCAGGTGTTTTTTCATAGTGTTAGAGAGGTATGATTTTAGGGTGCTAAATTACGAAAATGCCTGGATGCTGCGTCATACTTTTAGTGGCCGTTATATGTTTGTTTTCGTATCTTCATGCTGATCATCTAATCGTAAAATGCTGAAGATTTACCATAACAACCGCTGCAGCAAAAGCCGCCAGACGCTGGAGCTGATTAACCAGGCAGGGCAGGAGGTAGAGGTAGTGGAATACCTCAAAACACCGCCCTCCGCCCAAGAACTGCGCAACATCCTGCAGAAGCTGCACATGAAGCCTGAACAATTGCTGCGCAAAGGCGAAGCCATCTACAAGGAAAAGTACAAAGGCCAGGAGCTGTCGGATGAGGAGTGGATACAAGCGATGGTAGCGCACCCGGTGCTCATCGAACGCCCGATCGTGGTGAAGGGAGACAAAGCCGTGCTGGGGCGTCCGCCGGAGAAGGTGCAGGAGTTGCTGTAAGTGATAGTTACAGAAGGTATAAAACAGGAAGAGCAGCCTTAAGGCTGCTCTTCCTGTTTTATACCTTATAAGGTGATTAAAGCCTTCTGATCTGCGCACCCAGCGCGCGCAGGCGGCCGTCGATGTTCTGGTAGCCGCGGTCGATCTGCTCCACGTTGTCGATGATGCTTTTGCCTTCGGCGGAAAGGGCCGCGATAAGCAGGGCCACACCGGCACGGATGTCAGGGGAAGTCATGCGGATGCCACGTAGCGGGATCTGCTTGTTCTGGCCGATAACGGTGGCGCGATGCGGGTCGCAAAGTATGATCTGCGCGCCCATGTCTATGAGCTTGTCCACGAAGAACAAACGGCTCTCGAACATCTTCTGATGAATCAGCACGGTGCCTTTGGCCTGTGTGGCCACTACCAGCGCCACGCTCAGCAGGTCCGGCGTGAGGCCAGGCCAGGTATGGTCGGAGATGTTGAGGATGCTTCCGTCGATGTAGGTATCTACTTCGTAGCGGTCCTGCTCCGGTATAAAGATATCATCGCCCCGAAACTCCATTTTAATGCCCAGGCGCTGGAACGTGTCCGGTATCAGGCCAAGCTCCGGAATCTGGCAGTCCTTGATGGTGATTTCAGAGCCGGTCATGGCGGCCATGCCAATAAAGGAGCCAATCTCGATCATATCCGGCAGCATGCGGTGCTCGGTACCACCCAGTTTCTCCACGCCCTCAATTACCAGCAGGTTGGAGCCGATGCCGCTCACCTTCGCACCCATGCGGTTGAGCATGCGGCTCAGCTGCTGCACGTAGGGCTCACAGGCGGCGTTGTAAATGGTAGTAGTGCCTTCGGCCAGAACGGCGGCCATCAGGATGTTGGCTGTACCGGTTACAGAGGCTTCGTCCAACAGCATGTAAGCACCCTTCAGCCGGCCAGCCTTGGCGCTGTAGAACACATCCGGGGTGTCGTAGTTAAACTTGGCGCCAAGCTTTTCCAGACCGATAAAGTGCGTGTCCAGCCTGCGGCGACCGATCTTGTCCCCGCCTGGCTTCGGCATTTTAGCCTCTCCGAACCGGGCCAGCAGCGGCCCCACGATCATCACCGAGCCACGGATGGCGCGTCCCTGCTCCACAAACCGCTCGGAGTTCAGGTAATCCAGGTTGATGTCGTCTGCCTGGAACGTATAGGTGTCGGGGGCGTTGCGCTCCACCTTCACGCCCATGTCCTGCAGGAGCTCAATAAGTTTATTTACGTCCCGAATGTCCGGTACATTGGAGATCGTTACGGGTTCTGGGGTTAGCAGCACAGCGCAAAGAATCTGCAGCGCCTCGTTTTTGGCACCTTGCGGATATATATCGCCTTTCAGCTTGCTGCCGCCAATTACTTCAAAAGAAGCCATGTATTACTTATTTCTTTGATTTGAGGAACGGTTACTTTTCTTGTTTCGGGGGTTCTGGTTCTGCGGGCGCTGCTGGTAGCTGTTGTCCTGCTGCTGCCTGTTGCCAGGGTTAGACTCAAACAGGTTGTTGCTTTCGATGTAAGCAAGGTCCATGTCCAGTTGCCCTTTGGATATCTCCCGGATATCACCCAGGATCACATCGTCGGTGATGTTCTCCTTGTTATAAGACTTGTAGAGCGTCTTCATGAGCTTGCCGATGGAAACGATGGCCGCCTCCCGCTCCTGCGGGTCTGTCAGTTCGGTAGCGCGCTGCACCAGCAGCTCCACGTTCTGGCCGTAGTGTTTATACTTCGGGGTGTTCAGCGGGTACTCCATTGGCTGCGGCTTATCGTTGAGATACTCCATAGCGCTCAGCGGGTAGGGGGCATCCACATCCAGAGTAGAGCCGGACATCACGAACAGGTGGTTCCACAGTTTTTGCTGATAGTCCTGGGTATCGCGCAACTGCGGGTTCAGCTTGGCCATCAGGTTTATGAGCAACTGCGACAGGCGCGTGCGCTCCTGTCGGTCTTCTACCTTGGTAATGTAATTTACCAGGTCCTGCACGTTACGGCCGTACTCCCGCAGCAATAGGTCTTGTTTAAAAGAGGTACTCGCTTCCATGTATGTCATTATATGAATCTCAAAAATAGGTAATATTATTCCGTATCTCGTAGCAAGTATCAAGAATCACGACTTACTCAGAGTAAAACTGACAAAAGGCAAATGACTTTTTGAGTTTGCTTATATCTGTAAGCAGAAAGTCTTATGTCAGGATGTCCTTGTTCAAAAAAATCGTGCTACGTGATACGTGTATCGTGCTACGCACTCTCACTACTCATGTATCCGCAGCTTGGCAAAGCTCAGGAGCAGGGTTTTCTCGCCTACCTCCTCGAAGTTGATGATAGCTTTGGTGCTGTTGCCTTGCGTATCCATTTTGGCTACTACGCCGAAACCGAATTTTGGGTGCTCTACCCGCATACCGGCTGCCAAATTAGAGGTATCGCTCGGCTTAAAATCGGCGGGGGCGGTATAGGCCGTTGCCGCCTGCTTGCGTGCCGGTGGCTGTACCAGGCTGCTGATGCTGCTCTTGCGCTGCAGCACCCGGTCGAACACGTTGCCACCGCTTGCCTGTGGCTCGCCATACTTAAAGTTAAGGAACTTCGGATCAATTTCGTCGAGGAAGCGGCTCTTCTCGCAGGCCCGCAGGTTGCCCCACTGGTAACGGCTGGTGGCATAAGTTAAGTATAGTTTCTTCTCGGCACGCGTAATAGCCACATAGAACAAACGGCGTTCCTCCTCCAGGTCGGCGCGGGAGTTCAGCATCATCTGGCTCGGGAAGAGGTTCTCTTCCATCCCCACAATAAATACGTTCTTAAACTCCAGGCCCTTGGCCGAGTGAATGGTCATCAGCGTCACGAACTCCCCGCCATCATCGGCTTTGGTATCGGCATCGGTTACCAGGGCAATGTCCTGCAGGAAGGCCGAGAGGCTTTTATCTTCCTTCTCCGGGTCATCCACGTACTCCTTGATACCGTTCAGCAACTCCTGTATGTTCTCATAACGTGCCAGGCCCTCTACGGTTTTATCCTGGTACAATTCATCCACAATTCCGGAGTGCTTGGCAATGTGCTTGGCTATCTCGAAGGCGTCGCTGTGCTCGGCAATGCGGGAAAAGTCGCGGATCATGATGGAGAAATTCTCGATGGCGGTGCCGACGCGGTTGCCCAGGAACTCGGTGGCGTTCTGCACCACTTCCCATACGCTGTGGTTGGTGTCGTTGGCCGTCACAAAGAGCTTCTGCTCCGTCGTTTCGCCAATGCCGCGCTTAGGGTAGTTGATGACGCGGCGCAGCGCCTGCTCGTCGTTCGGGTTCACCGTCAGGCGCAGGTAGGCAATCAGGTCCTTGATCTCCTTGCGCTGGTAGAACGACAGGCCGCCGATGATTTTATACTTGATGTTCATGCGGCGCAGCGCTTCCTCCATGGCCCGCGACTGCGCATTGGTACGGTACAGGATGGCAAAGTCGTCGTAGGAGAGGTGGTTGCTCATCTTCTCTTCGAAGATGGTGGTGGCCACCAGTTTGCCTTCCTCGTTATCGGAGTTGGCCTTGATCACCTCAATGAGGGGGCCTTCCTCGTTATCGGTGAACACATCTTTGCGCAGTTGCGCCTGGTTGTTCTTGATAACAGAGTTGGCCGCGTGCACGATGTTTTTGGTAGAGCGGTAGTTCTGCTCCAGCTTGAATACCTGCAGCTCCGGGTAGTCGCGCTCAAAGTTGAGGATATTCTGGATATCGGCGCCGCGGAAGGCGTAGATCGACTGCGCATCATCACCCACCACCACAATGTTGCGGTTCTGGGCGGCCAGCTTGCGTGTGATCAGGTACTGGGAGTAGTTCGTATCCTGGTACTCGTCCACCATCACGAAGTTGAAGATGTTCTGGTACTTGTTGAGCGCATCCGGATGGTCTTTGAACAGCACGTTGGTGTTGAACAGCAGGTCATCGAAGTCCATGGCGCCGGCGCGGAAGCAGCGGCTCTGGTACATCTCGTAAATCTTGCCGATCTTCGGGCGCATCGCCGCTTCGTCGTCGGCCTGAATAACCGGGTCGTTAACGTACTGCTTTACCGAGATGAGTTTGTTCTTGGCTGAGGAGATGCGACCCAGCACCACATTCGGCTTGTAGAGCTTATCGTCCAGGTTCATCTCCTTCACGATGTTGCGAATGAGCGTTTTGGAGTCGTCGGTATCGTAGATGGTGAAGCTCTTCGGGTAGCCGATCTTTTCGGCCTCCGCCCGCAGGATGCGCGAGAACACCGAGTGGAAGGTGCCCATCCAGATATTTTTGGCCTCGTTGCCGATCACCTTCTCGATACGGTGGCGCATTTCCTTGGCCGCCTTGTTGGTAAAGGTAAGGGCCAGTATATTAAACGGGTCCACCCCCAGGCTGATGAGGTGGGCGATCCGGTAAGTAAGTACCCTTGTTTTGCCGGAGCCGGCGCCGGCAATGATCATGGCTGGTCCCTCGGTGTGCAGTACCGCCGCGCGCTGC is a window of Pontibacter kalidii DNA encoding:
- a CDS encoding LolA-like protein, whose product is MKKHLITGGGILLLCLMLFPSLGFALAPKPKYKNGTEVIKAMYKRWQGKWYPNFQFEQRAIFYENGQVSKEEVWQELYSQPGRLHIRFNGFESGNGVVFKNDSVFHFKDFELAAKMPQVHPLVLLSFDVYFLKPEESIAKLQQLNIDLGKVYESNWQGRKTIVVGTTNPEDANSPQFWVDKERLYVLRVITNSKGSVRDVEMNNYQLLEEKWVATEIIFKTDGETTLREEYYNMRFPKSTDRSWFDPENFSNSRWQ
- the arsC gene encoding arsenate reductase (glutaredoxin) (This arsenate reductase requires both glutathione and glutaredoxin to convert arsenate to arsenite, after which the efflux transporter formed by ArsA and ArsB can extrude the arsenite from the cell, providing resistance.), encoding MLKIYHNNRCSKSRQTLELINQAGQEVEVVEYLKTPPSAQELRNILQKLHMKPEQLLRKGEAIYKEKYKGQELSDEEWIQAMVAHPVLIERPIVVKGDKAVLGRPPEKVQELL
- the murA gene encoding UDP-N-acetylglucosamine 1-carboxyvinyltransferase, which codes for MASFEVIGGSKLKGDIYPQGAKNEALQILCAVLLTPEPVTISNVPDIRDVNKLIELLQDMGVKVERNAPDTYTFQADDINLDYLNSERFVEQGRAIRGSVMIVGPLLARFGEAKMPKPGGDKIGRRRLDTHFIGLEKLGAKFNYDTPDVFYSAKAGRLKGAYMLLDEASVTGTANILMAAVLAEGTTTIYNAACEPYVQQLSRMLNRMGAKVSGIGSNLLVIEGVEKLGGTEHRMLPDMIEIGSFIGMAAMTGSEITIKDCQIPELGLIPDTFQRLGIKMEFRGDDIFIPEQDRYEVDTYIDGSILNISDHTWPGLTPDLLSVALVVATQAKGTVLIHQKMFESRLFFVDKLIDMGAQIILCDPHRATVIGQNKQIPLRGIRMTSPDIRAGVALLIAALSAEGKSIIDNVEQIDRGYQNIDGRLRALGAQIRRL
- a CDS encoding DUF4290 domain-containing protein codes for the protein MEASTSFKQDLLLREYGRNVQDLVNYITKVEDRQERTRLSQLLINLMAKLNPQLRDTQDYQQKLWNHLFVMSGSTLDVDAPYPLSAMEYLNDKPQPMEYPLNTPKYKHYGQNVELLVQRATELTDPQEREAAIVSIGKLMKTLYKSYNKENITDDVILGDIREISKGQLDMDLAYIESNNLFESNPGNRQQQDNSYQQRPQNQNPRNKKSNRSSNQRNK
- a CDS encoding ATP-dependent helicase yields the protein MDYISLLNESQRAAVLHTEGPAMIIAGAGSGKTRVLTYRIAHLISLGVDPFNILALTFTNKAAKEMRHRIEKVIGNEAKNIWMGTFHSVFSRILRAEAEKIGYPKSFTIYDTDDSKTLIRNIVKEMNLDDKLYKPNVVLGRISSAKNKLISVKQYVNDPVIQADDEAAMRPKIGKIYEMYQSRCFRAGAMDFDDLLFNTNVLFKDHPDALNKYQNIFNFVMVDEYQDTNYSQYLITRKLAAQNRNIVVVGDDAQSIYAFRGADIQNILNFERDYPELQVFKLEQNYRSTKNIVHAANSVIKNNQAQLRKDVFTDNEEGPLIEVIKANSDNEEGKLVATTIFEEKMSNHLSYDDFAILYRTNAQSRAMEEALRRMNIKYKIIGGLSFYQRKEIKDLIAYLRLTVNPNDEQALRRVINYPKRGIGETTEQKLFVTANDTNHSVWEVVQNATEFLGNRVGTAIENFSIMIRDFSRIAEHSDAFEIAKHIAKHSGIVDELYQDKTVEGLARYENIQELLNGIKEYVDDPEKEDKSLSAFLQDIALVTDADTKADDGGEFVTLMTIHSAKGLEFKNVFIVGMEENLFPSQMMLNSRADLEEERRLFYVAITRAEKKLYLTYATSRYQWGNLRACEKSRFLDEIDPKFLNFKYGEPQASGGNVFDRVLQRKSSISSLVQPPARKQAATAYTAPADFKPSDTSNLAAGMRVEHPKFGFGVVAKMDTQGNSTKAIINFEEVGEKTLLLSFAKLRIHE